CGACGACTGGCTCGTGACGTTCTCGTTTACGACGACCGACGCCTGCGATCGGGCGTGGCGGGCGGTCGAGCGTGACGGCCGGTTGCTCGCTCGTGGGCCCGACTTCATTGGCTCCCGGATCGTCGACGGGGTCACCGACGCACTCCTCGAAACGCTCGACGCGCTCGAAGCGCGGATCGAAACCGTCGAGGAGCTCGTCGTGACCTCGACCGACATCGACACCCTCGAACGACTCAACAGCCTCCGGCGCGAGCTTCTGGGCTTTCGAAAGCTCGTCTGGCCGACCCGCGAGGCCGTCGGCGCGCTCGCGCGCGGCGATCCGGATCACGTCCGCCCGGAGACGGAGAAGTACTTCCGGGACGTCTACGACCGACTCGCCCACGTCGTCGAGCTCACCGAGACCTATCGTGACTTGGTCGGCGGGGCGCGCGACATCTACCTGAACACGCTCTCCCAGTCGACCAACGAGGTGATGAAGCGTCTCACCGTCGTCGCGACGATCGTCCTCCCGCTGACGCTCGTCACCGGCGTCTACGGCATGAACTTCGAGACCATGCCCGAACTCGCCTGGACGTGGGGCTATCCCGCCGTCCTGCTCGGAATGGCCGGAATCACGCTCGTCCTCGTTGCCTACTTCCGGA
This window of the Halalkalicoccus subterraneus genome carries:
- the corA gene encoding magnesium/cobalt transporter CorA, translating into MIRAIAADGSRPTSVSAARDAPGPVWVRVTDAAPEELDRVADAFGIHSLAVEDLSGVLRPKTEEYSDYAFVLLKIAELAAGDTSFGDELLVDPLGICIGDDWLVTFSFTTTDACDRAWRAVERDGRLLARGPDFIGSRIVDGVTDALLETLDALEARIETVEELVVTSTDIDTLERLNSLRRELLGFRKLVWPTREAVGALARGDPDHVRPETEKYFRDVYDRLAHVVELTETYRDLVGGARDIYLNTLSQSTNEVMKRLTVVATIVLPLTLVTGVYGMNFETMPELAWTWGYPAVLLGMAGITLVLVAYFRSQAYV